A genome region from Ottowia testudinis includes the following:
- the hisD gene encoding histidinol dehydrogenase: MSANAQALRLSTTQPDFEARFAQRLHWSAEQDDAIEQRVKSILADVRTRGDAAVLDCTARFDGLHAASMAALELKQSDFKTAFDSLPPAQQHALQEAAARVRRYHEWQKRQGGETATYRDEDGTLLGQKVTPLDRVGIYVPGGKAAYPSSLIMNAVPAHVAGVGEIIMVVPTPARGSIAAGGSNTPPALDGQAQATIDSVAKGERNPLVLAAAHVAGVTRAFTIGGAQAVAALAYGTATIPKVDKITGPGNAYVASAKKHVFGTVGIDMIAGPSEILVLADGSTPPDWVAMDLFSQAEHDELAQAILLCPDAAYIDAVQAAIDRLLPEMPRADIIAKSLNGRGALIHTRSMEEACALSNRIAPEHLEVSSRDPHRWEPLLRHAGAIFLGAYTSESLGDYCAGPNHVLPTSGTARFSSPLSVYDFQKRSSLIEVSEAGAQKLGRIASVLAHGEGLQAHARAAEMRLKP, from the coding sequence ATGAGTGCAAACGCCCAAGCGCTGCGCCTGTCCACCACGCAGCCTGACTTCGAAGCCCGCTTCGCCCAACGCCTGCACTGGAGCGCCGAGCAGGACGACGCCATCGAGCAGCGTGTGAAAAGCATCCTGGCCGACGTGCGCACGCGCGGCGACGCGGCGGTGCTGGATTGCACGGCGCGCTTCGACGGCCTGCACGCCGCCAGCATGGCCGCGCTGGAGCTGAAACAAAGCGACTTCAAGACCGCCTTCGACAGCCTGCCGCCCGCGCAGCAACACGCGCTGCAAGAGGCCGCCGCGCGCGTGCGCCGCTACCACGAGTGGCAAAAACGCCAGGGTGGCGAAACGGCCACTTACCGCGATGAAGACGGCACGCTGCTGGGCCAGAAGGTCACGCCGCTCGACCGCGTGGGCATCTACGTGCCCGGCGGCAAGGCCGCCTACCCCAGCAGCCTGATCATGAACGCCGTGCCCGCGCACGTGGCCGGCGTGGGCGAGATCATCATGGTGGTGCCGACGCCGGCGCGTGGCAGCATCGCTGCTGGAGGGTCAAATACGCCCCCCGCGCTTGATGGACAAGCGCAAGCAACTATTGATTCGGTAGCAAAAGGCGAGCGCAACCCGCTGGTGCTGGCCGCCGCCCACGTGGCCGGCGTGACGCGCGCCTTCACCATCGGCGGCGCGCAGGCGGTGGCGGCGCTGGCCTATGGCACGGCCACGATCCCGAAAGTCGACAAAATCACCGGCCCCGGCAACGCCTATGTCGCCAGCGCCAAGAAACACGTGTTCGGCACCGTGGGCATCGACATGATTGCTGGTCCGAGTGAAATTCTGGTGCTGGCCGACGGCAGCACGCCGCCCGATTGGGTGGCGATGGACTTGTTCAGCCAGGCCGAGCACGACGAACTGGCGCAGGCCATCCTGCTGTGCCCCGATGCCGCCTACATCGACGCCGTTCAGGCCGCGATCGACCGCCTGCTGCCCGAGATGCCGCGCGCCGACATCATCGCCAAGAGCCTGAACGGGCGCGGCGCGCTGATCCACACGCGCAGCATGGAAGAGGCGTGCGCGCTGTCCAACCGCATCGCGCCCGAGCACCTGGAAGTCAGCAGCCGCGACCCGCACCGCTGGGAGCCGCTGCTGCGCCACGCCGGCGCCATCTTTCTGGGCGCCTACACCAGCGAATCGCTGGGCGACTACTGCGCCGGCCCCAACCACGTGCTGCCGACCAGCGGCACGGCGCGCTTCTCGTCGCCGCTGTCGGTGTACGACTTTCAAAAGCGCAGCAGCTTGATCGAGGTCAGCGAAGCCGGTGCGCAGAAGCTCGGGCGCATCGCCAGCGTGCTGGCGCATGGCGAAGGCTTGCAGGCGCATGCGCGGGCGGCGGAGATGCGGCTGAAGCCCTGA
- a CDS encoding flavodoxin family protein, translating to MKQLLIVYHSLTGGTQQLVQAAAGGARHAAPGVQVRVLTAPRAGPHDVLAADACLFAAPENLAAIAGLMKDFFDRCYYPVLGRIEGRPYATLICAGSDGSGAARQIERICTGWRLKAAAPPLIVCTDAQTPEEILAPKRIAPDELKRAEDLGAALAAGMALGIF from the coding sequence ATGAAGCAGCTGCTCATCGTCTACCACTCGCTGACCGGCGGCACCCAGCAACTGGTTCAGGCTGCGGCCGGCGGGGCGCGCCACGCTGCGCCCGGCGTGCAAGTGCGCGTTCTAACGGCGCCGCGGGCCGGCCCCCACGACGTGCTGGCCGCCGACGCCTGCTTGTTCGCCGCCCCCGAGAATCTGGCCGCCATCGCCGGGTTGATGAAGGACTTCTTCGACCGCTGTTATTACCCGGTGCTGGGCCGCATCGAAGGCCGCCCCTACGCCACGCTGATCTGCGCCGGCAGCGATGGGAGCGGCGCCGCCCGGCAGATCGAGCGCATCTGCACCGGCTGGCGCCTGAAAGCCGCCGCGCCGCCGCTCATCGTCTGCACCGATGCGCAGACGCCGGAGGAAATCCTGGCGCCCAAGCGCATTGCGCCCGATGAGTTGAAGCGCGCTGAAGATCTGGGCGCGGCGTTGGCCGCGGGGATGGCGCTGGGGATATTCTGA
- a CDS encoding lipocalin family protein translates to MRLRSIALLGAGGLALYRLAQQLGVPDGVTPVQPFQLSRYLGRWYEIARIDHVYERGLTDTSADYRLLPGGGVQVTNRGFHPRARRWREVRASARPVQDGDVAHLQVSFIWPVRASYIVFALDGDYQHALVSGPTHDYLWLLARTPQIRATARANMLDAARAAGFDVGRLMWVDQRRNVERARPLR, encoded by the coding sequence ATGAGATTGAGATCAATCGCCCTGCTCGGCGCCGGTGGTCTGGCGCTTTACCGGCTTGCGCAACAACTGGGCGTGCCCGATGGCGTGACGCCCGTGCAGCCGTTCCAGCTGTCCCGCTACCTGGGCCGCTGGTACGAGATCGCGCGCATCGACCACGTCTACGAGCGTGGCCTGACCGACACCAGCGCCGACTACCGCCTGTTGCCAGGCGGCGGCGTGCAGGTGACCAACCGTGGCTTTCACCCCCGCGCACGCCGGTGGCGCGAAGTGCGCGCCAGCGCCCGCCCGGTGCAGGACGGCGATGTGGCGCACCTGCAGGTCAGCTTCATCTGGCCCGTGCGCGCCAGCTACATCGTGTTTGCGCTGGACGGCGATTACCAGCATGCGCTGGTCAGCGGCCCGACGCACGACTACCTGTGGCTGCTGGCACGCACGCCGCAAATCCGCGCCACTGCCCGCGCCAACATGCTGGATGCCGCGCGCGCCGCGGGCTTCGACGTGGGCCGGCTGATGTGGGTGGATCAGCGCCGCAACGTCGAGCGCGCCCGTCCGCTGCGCTGA